The genome window aggttttgtttgtttttatttaactagcttttaaaagcaacaaaacaaaacaattgtgCCTCCAGGATTAACTTGCCCATCCCTCCAAGGAACCTGGGGCAGCAACTCAGCTTCACAACAACCCCGAGGGAGGTCACTCAGTCAGACAGGCTGCGACACAGTTGTAAGTCTTTGCATTACTCAGCTCTGGTTCTGCTGAGGTGTCATCTACACTTGTGCCTTCAAAACTGGACGGGCCCTaaatccaaacacacacacgtggGGTTGTTGTAAACAAACCTGAAGGCTCTCTGCTTGTATGCTGCAGTGTAAACATCTGGATTTAGGAAATCTCTTTTCTCTTGGGCTCCGCATTTCCCAGAGCTTGTGGAAGACAAATAGGCAACTGATGAAGGAAGGGGTTGTCCGACCTTCACTGCCCCAAGGCATTTGACCAGAAACCTGATGGCAGATAAATGAGTCACATCACTTTTCATGATTCTTAATATATCCAGGCTGATATTATATTCTAAAGCACATCTCTTAAAAAACTCACATTTATTTCTCACCTGTAAAAAGAAAGCATGCAATCTATATCATATAAGCCCATGATATACATAACTGGAAAGCCAGGCAATTAATTGGTAAGGGGGTATGAGAATGGACACTTAAGAACCTGCAAGCTGTGACTATATTATATGAACTTGACAGCAGACTCCTTGGGAacgacatttttttttaatttttaggaaTGGGAAATTTCTAGTccttattaagaagaagaagaaggagaagaaggaggaaaagaaggagaagaaggagaggaggaggaggagtttggatttatatcccccctttctctcctgtaggagactcaaaggggctgacaatctccttgcccttccccccgcacaacaaacaccctgtgaggtgggtggggctgagagagctccgagaagctgtgactagcccaaggtcacccagctggcatgtgtgtgagtgtacaggctaatctgaattccccagataagcctccacagctcacgcggcagagctgggaatcaaacccggttcctccagattagatacacaagctcttaacctcctacgccactgctgctccttaacctcctatTAAGGAGACAATGTATTGTATTCtcttaaaaagagaaagattGCAGTGGTTCTATAGAAGCTCCTGCCTCCGCATTCCTattgcctcaaaatatttttttatcacTCATCTCCATTCCCCTTTAgtcatataaaaacaaaaacaaactatgCTACTTTGCAAATATTACATATCCTGCCAGTGTGCTGTTTTAGCCCCAGACAAAGGCCAACTTTATCTTCCCTCACAGAAGCCTGACAGCAAGCATTCTCGTTCTGACAGGTTTGGTCCCTGGGCAATTGAAACGTTTGGGAACATAGTATGGCATGACATCGGCTCAGCCAACGGGAACCAGAGGGTTCAACAAGGTTACCTGGCTGTCTGCAGGAGGAGAACGGTGTTTTCCCCTTCGTAAGTGCAAGATGCAACCACTTTAGTGAACAAAGAAGGAAGGCCACTGAGGAGAGAGTACCCGTGTCCCCCACAGGCTCTCCGACACACCTCCACACCTGCCGAGCTGAAATCTGAAGCAATCACTTTCATGCCAGAAGCGAGCGCGTGAAGCTGTGACAAGGACAAAAAGATTAGGACATTTCAGCATTCCTCTGAACAAGGGGAGGGGTTAAGAGCCTCacaacggccccttccgcacacgcaaaataatgcgttttcaaaccactttcacgactgtttgcaagtggattttgccattccgcacagcttcaaagagcactgaaagcagtttgaaagtgcattattctgcatgtgtagaatgaGCCAACAGCATCCTCATTTATCCCCTTTTCTTTCactgtcaactcacagctgacttattgagGTCTCTCATCGAAATACTTGCCATGATTGATGCTGGGAATgtatggctagcccaagatcaaccagcaagcttccagggtagagtggagattcgaagctgggttctcagatcctagtctgacactgtaaccactacacaaccCCGGCTGTGTACCATACTCTTACATGACCTATTTTCACATATGCCATTATGCATTTGTGATATTTTTACTTGCCTCAAAACCTTGGGACAGGGTAGAGGctgaaataaataacatttcatGGACAGGATCTAGCCGAAAGACTCAATGAAAACCTTGAAAAAAATGCcattatactgttgttgttgttattattgctaCTTTCCATACTGGAAATCAATACAAGTTAAGAATGGCTTTGACTGGCCCATGCCCAGTCTTGAAATCTGTGATTTATGGCTACAAAATAACTTCATGTGCAATTATACATAAACCTTCAAGCAAACACTGAATGGCAATGGTGTGTACTGGGAGATCAGCTATACCTCTGTAAAGTCCTGGATTTCTGTTCTAGGTCCTTTTCATTCTGTTCTAGGTCCTTAATTTTGTCTGGCTAACAATGAGTGCCTCACACCCATTTTAAGTGAAGTGATTCCTCTTGGGACTGGATCTTGTTTTGAATGGGCCTCTCTATATCATCTATCCACCACTTTTCTGTTGTGTATATAGATTCTCTtgattatattaggtgctgtggaacacaagGGGGGCAACGCTGGTGCCTTTGCCTTGCTTGTGGACTTCCTAGAGGCAtctagttggccactgtatgccaataaaggcttcttgttgttatagttggccactgtgtgaacagactgctggactcgATGGGCCTTGATGTGATTCAGCatgattttcttatgttcttcgtTGCCCCCAGCAGACAATCATTCTTGGCCAGATTTCTGATTACAACGAACTATCCTTGTTTCCCCTTCATATTACCTCTGGAAGTAAGTCAAATTTCCCTTCTTTAGTCTCAGCATAGCCTCTGTCAAAGACTTCCTGCAAGTAGTCACAAAGAAAGTGGAAGGCATAGGCAGTGGCCACCTGAGGTAGCAGCTTCTGTTGCTGAGTCTGATAGTCGAGGATCTTTGACTCTGGGCCCCTGTGGGAAGACCATTGGATTGGTTACCAGAGATGGAATGATGAATGGCAGTCATCGGCTGAAACAGCCTCAAACACTGCTTTGCTGGCAGAAGGATCTTATGCTGCAATGCTTCAAAGCTTGGAAGATTGACCAATCCCAGGTTTCCTAACAAAAAGAGAAGTCAGCCCATAGGATAAGCTGCAGAGGGAAGTACTTCAATCACTGCATTGGCTGGTATTCAAGAGGGTTGCTCTTACCACTCATAGAGAGGCATTTACTTGAAATCGCACCACCTTGTGCGGAACTACAATGAGGAAAAACCTTCAGAACCAGAGTCCCTCCTACTTGCCTTCGTGCAGATGGTATGAGTTCCATGCCTtctcctggatggcccaggctagctcaatctcatcagactCTGAATGCTAAATAGGGTttgccctggttactacttggatgggagaccactaaggaagtctggggttgctccactgaggcaggcaatgcatCTTTTCCCTAGAAaactctacagcacaggtgtcaaacttgtggccctccagatgttatggactacagttcccatcattccctgccagcatcatactggtaggggatgatgggaactatagtccataacatctggagggccgtgagtttgacaccggtgctctacagggtcaccacagggcagctgcaacttgatggtactttcctcTGCCACTCTTCACTTGGATGCTATTTCAGGCAAACGCCTCTCTTCATCAATACGGGTGAAAAAGTCAAGTATGTATATCATTCTAATAACCTGATTAGAGCAGGCACTTCTAGGACCATAGTAATAGCTTTTTCGTGTGTACATAATTATATGTATTAATCAACTTCTTTTCCAAATAGAAACAATAAGAATGTAGCTAAAATCAATTAGATTTCTTAAATGATTAATAGCTACGGTGGTTTCCGTTTAGTACACCAGTTAATGTTAGTTTACCTTTATTAATACGATTATAAAGTTTACgagattataaatgcagatccatttaaTGCTGGAATCTGGCACAGATTGTATCTTTAACAATATCAGTCAATTTGTGTATTTATTGTGGTTATTTCTTCAATCGTGAAGACTGCTTTGGAGGCTATGTTTCCtcatttttatcttttctttcccCGTTATTGCTTTgttggtaaaataaaaattattccctcccccacaaaaaagggGTGGAAAAGTACCAGATACAGGGTGGACCACCtttgggttgtcaacctccaggtagtggctggaaaCCTCCAGGGATCACAACTCATCTCTGGGTGACAGAAATCagatcagctggagaaaatggacactttgcaaggtgaactctatggcattctaccctatTGATgtctctcctcttcccaaactctgccctccttgagctgcccccccccccaaatctccaggtatttcctaacccagagctggcaaccctacaagtaGTCTGAGAAGAGGGTGTGTGTATGTAGAGGGGGGAAATACTAAGTGACCATCATGAGGAAACAGTGGCCAGTTAAATAACTTGGGTTTCCTATACGGTAACAACAAGAAACTGCCTTCTCAAGTCACTGGtcagtcaaggtcagtattgtccactcagactggcaatggttCTCCAGGTGCTCAGAATACAGGGTTTTTTGCATCATCAAAAACctgatccaagaagaagaagaaggaggaggagttgttgttgttgttgtttggatttatatccccccattctctcctgtaggagactcaaaggggcttacaatctccttgcccttccccccctcacaacaaacacctgtgaggtaggtgcggctgagagagctctgaaaaggtcacccagctggcatgtgtgggagtgcgcaggctaatctgaattccccagataagccgccgcagctcaggcggcagagcggggaatcaaacccggttcctccagattagagtgcacctgctcttaaccttctacgccactttAGTAGGTTACCCAGGATTTTAGGTGGAGATCCTGGGTATTGAAAATGGGACCTTCTGAAAGCCAGGCAGATGTTTTACCACTGAAACACAGCCCCTCCagcttatttattaaaacatttatactgtGCCTTCCCTGGCGATTCAAAGCGGTTTACAGTCACACTTTCAAAACATTCCAAttaaaaaccagaataaaacacaGTCCTCAAATCTCTCCCTCTCTTATGGGCAAAGGTCTATTTTCGGATTGTGGTGAGATCAACATGGGAGCGGAAGAGGAGAGTCATTAATATATGCTGCTCTGAATTACTGTAAGATGGAAAGGGAAAGGGTCAGTGTCCCATATGTCCCATCTGCCTTCTTAACATCATGTACTTGCACCTTCACCTACTCAGTAAGCAGTTTCCTTTCCCAAAAGTACCAAAAGAACTGGGGAAGACAAGCAAACTGGCATGGAGACCAACAAGGGCTTTttccaaaaaggaggagaggcaGAATAAGAACAACACAACAGAACAGCTAGAAAGTCATGCATGTCTCTATTGAGGCCGGACCCTCTTCGCATGCCATACCCAGGTTTTAACTCGGACTGTCGGCGCACCACAGAATATCGGACAGCAATGGTGCATGCCTTCATCAGAATGGTCAAGATTTCAGTCCTAATAAGATACACACGAACCACAACCATAGTCAGGTAGTTAATCTTCTCACTTCCTTGTTTGATGTACTGGCCATCTGGCAGGATCTAGAATATGTGGGGAaataggaaaaggagagaggagaatAGGAAAATGATAtatatctcatatgctgttggattgtcctttttatgagataggtaggaagaagcacataatccccttcctgcatggaagtgaaggcattacagataaacagaaggttatatatcttttaaacagccgcaactacgagctgttggaagcggtggctaaatttttaaatggtgttattttaactcgtcagaagttgtaaaggctgttattatcttgcaatgttaatgttaaactatatgccattaaaggtattcatagaaaaaaaatgatatataGCAATGATGAATGATAGGAAAGTGGTGGCACACTTGAGACTTACCTGGCACCTacttcactttggccccttccgcatgcgcagaataatgcattttcaaaccactttcacaactgtttgcaagtggattttactattccgcacagcttcaaagagcactgaaagcagtttgaaagtgcattattctgcatgtgtggaaggagcctttcTTTCAGGAATCCCAGGGATTTCCCGTTTCATGGATCATAAAGTCCTCTTCATCAGTAATTAATGCTCACTGTCCAGCCCACATCAATACAGGAACactatataggagcagcagtggcgtagtggttaagagcaggtgcattctaatctggaggaaccgggtttgattcccagctctgccgcttgagcagtggaggcttatctgcggaattcagattagcctgtgcactcccacacacgccagctgggtgaccttgggctagtcacagcttctcggagctctctcagccccacccacctcacagggtgtttgttgtgaggggggaagggcaaggagattgtcagcccctttgagtctcctacaggagagaaaggggggatataatccaaactcctcctcctctttttcttcttcttctatcttcataACAACTTATTCCATTAAAATAGCTCAAACCATATAGTGCATTCAGTAGCTGTTGGGCAACAAAAGCAGCCTCATTACTGATGAAGTGGGATTGCTCAATTTGTAGGGTTTTGCAAGGAATGGCGGAGAAACATGGCAGGAGCAGCAGGTGGATAAGGTTGATGACTAAGGCCTGTGGGGCAAGACAGGGTGCCAAGGCTCTCGTCCTTACAACCTGATCCAGATGCTGAGGGAGCTCCACAGCAGGCAAAGGTGGTGTCACGccgcctccaaagaggctttgggcagcacagaaaggaggggaaatgaaaaATCCTCCTGCCACTCAAATGTCCCCATGGGCTACacaggcttatgccacactttccaGTGGCATAATTCTGCGGCagtagagaagagtttggatttatatcccccctttctctcctgtaggagactcaaaggggctgacaatctccttgcccttcccccctcacaacaaacaccctgtgaggtaggtggggctgaaagagctctgagaagctgtgactagcccaaggtcacccagttggtgtgtgtgggagtgtacaggataatctgaattccccagataagcctccacagctcaggcggcagagcagggaatcaaacccggttcctccagattagatacacgagctcttaacctcctacgccactgctgcttctagctCCCGGGCTAGAAGCCAAGTGAAAGATGACTGAAGTCATCTCCACTCCTGGGAGTGCCCCTGGCCCACCCTCCACTACATTGGCAGGCATTTGGGTGCAATCATAGCTTCCAGGTGGTGGCCACTTTTGGGTTTGGCCTATACAGAGTTGTGAATGGCAGCATCTTTGCTCTCCCTGCTGGTGTAGGTCCCCCTTATGCTGGTAGGGTGGCCAAACACACTGGCCGGGCTCTGCGTTcctccacatctggattgggcacTTAAACATTTGAAGCTTTTGCAAGTTGCTGCTTTCAGGATTTCAAACATCCCTTCACAACCATGACGACTAGGCACTTGCTGTTTTAAGGAAGGTCTCAGGAATCTTCTCAAGCTGTCAAAATTCTCGCCTAGATGACAGATTCTGAGATAAATTCTGCCCTGAAGGTAAACCTTGCTTGCCAGAGGCCCTCGCTTCCCCTGCCCAAAAGTACCTGAGAGAACCGGGACAGCATGCTTTCCTTTGGAATGCGAACATTCCTCAACATGAGATAGCCGTTGTCAGTCTGAGCAAAGTTCATTTTGGGACCTATGTCCCCCACTGTTactcctgaggggaaaaaaacgaaCAAAATACAAAGATACTTCAGGCCAGATTTCTGGTGCTAGAAGAAAATGACAAGATTTAGATGTATTTCCAAGGGTTAATAATGGTATAACATTTGGCTACAATTTGGCAATAGTACACACAGATACCAGTGTTGGGAATACAACCCAGCATTCTGGCCCTGGGAGGCCAAAGTCCAGCATTTAGGAGAGTGAAACACACACTATGGAGTAAGTCACCTGGAGCTGGCGAGTGATCTTGGAGGCTGCGGATCTGCATCACAAAGGGATGTATCCCATAACACTTTCCCTTAATGTAAAGCTGAGCAAAAACCACAGCATGTGTTGCTGTTCTTCCCACTGTAGGtagagggaaaggggggtggggaagagaaaaaaaagcagtATTTTCACACAGTAGCACTCCAGTCAAGAGCTTCACAGCTGCAGAAGTTGTTCAAGCTGGCAATTAGCAAGAGGAGACTCATGGACAGCTCACCTGACTCACATAAATGAGGCAAAATGGCTGCTAGAATCCTCTGGTTTCTTGACCTCAGTCACAAATCAACTACATGGCCTGTGGGAACGTCAAAACTAAAAACTCCACATAAAACATAAGGGATGTTTATGTGTTAGTCTAACTGCCATCAAAGTTTCTAATTTGCATTTTGGGAGGTGGATCCTGGAGTCCACCTGCTACAACCCCCAGGTCAGGAGGACAGAAGGTAGATGTGTTGTCTGCACGCATGCAGACAACACTCTATTAGAAACAATATTTTCCAAATACTGGAAAAACATcccaagaaagaaaaaataccaacaatgagggtatttaatacattttgatacttacaatctcctggccacCACTTCATAGCAGAGATCTTTGGTGTGTTGAGGATGAACTCCTGAGTGGTAACATCAAAAGTGGCCGTGGTCTCCAAACCCCGAAGGTAAGTTCCTTAACAGTAACAGAATTCAGATGGACATAACTTCTCAGAATATTCCAAGGCTAGTAGCTAATTCAACAACCACTAACAAGATCCAGAAACTCTCTTGTGAAGGCCCACCAGGATGGGGCAATTCTTCTTATGAACTACGCCCCAAGAGGCATCTCAAGTCAAAGTAGCTCTAATTTTGGGTTCCCTGATGCTGACTTAGGACTGGGGTTGGGGCCACTGAAAGAaatctcagcctaacttacctttgCTGCTTTCACATaccagatcagtggttctcaaccttcctaatgctgcgaccctttaacacagttcctcatgttgtggtgaccacc of Sphaerodactylus townsendi isolate TG3544 linkage group LG03, MPM_Stown_v2.3, whole genome shotgun sequence contains these proteins:
- the LOC125429067 gene encoding peroxisomal acyl-coenzyme A oxidase 2-like isoform X1; the encoded protein is MAAWDVDKGFQNSTGPDVNPDLDTERKTASFSVERLTNILDGGAENTQIRRKVNAVLQSDPEFSRENQYFHSQNERYEGAVRRSLYLSKKMDEMGWTADGPEQKYCYRALGDDLAFSVHNVFMKSILGLGTDKQIAKWIPLAEKHYIAGTYAQTELGHGTYLRGLETTATFDVTTQEFILNTPKISAMKWWPGDLGRTATHAVVFAQLYIKGKCYGIHPFVMQIRSLQDHSPAPGVTVGDIGPKMNFAQTDNGYLMLRNVRIPKESMLSRFSQILPDGQYIKQGSEKINYLTMVVVRVYLIRTEILTILMKACTIAVRYSVVRRQSELKPGGPESKILDYQTQQQKLLPQVATAYAFHFLCDYLQEVFDRGYAETKEGKFDLLPELHALASGMKVIASDFSSAGVEVCRRACGGHGYSLLSGLPSLFTKVVASCTYEGENTVLLLQTARFLVKCLGAVKVGQPLPSSVAYLSSTSSGKCGAQEKRDFLNPDVYTAAYKQRAFRMVRNAAIKIHSLIQSGTPQHEAWNLCSVQLARSAMAHSHYIVVQNFVNALEKFEKEFHIQRVLKHLCDLFALHGIVSNMGDFLKTGHLSGKQSDMVTESYLDLLALVRPDAVPLVDAFDFSDANLNSAIGCYDGHAYERLFEWAKKSPTNNQQDNQTFEKYLKPLFRNALSKL
- the LOC125429067 gene encoding peroxisomal acyl-coenzyme A oxidase 2-like isoform X2, giving the protein MAAWDVDKGFQNSTGPDVNPDLDTERKTASFSVERLTNILDGGAENTQIRRKVNAVLQSDPEFSRENQYFHSQNERYEGAVRRSLYLSKKMDEMGWTADGPEQKYCYRALGDDLAFSVHNVFMKSILGLGTDKQIAKWIPLAEKHYIAGTYAQTELGHGTYLRGLETTATFDVTTQEFILNTPKISAMKWWPGDLGRTATHAVVFAQLYIKGKCYGIHPFVMQIRSLQDHSPAPGVTVGDIGPKMNFAQTDNGYLMLRNVRIPKESMLSRFSQILPDGQYIKQGSEKINYLTMVVVRVYLIRTEILTILMKACTIAVRYSVVRRQSELKPGGPESKILDYQTQQQKLLPQVATAYAFHFLCDYLQEVFDRGYAETKEGKFDLLPELHALASGMKVIASDFSSAGVEVCRRACGGHGYSLLSGLPSLFTKVVASCTYEGENTVLLLQTARFLVKCLGAVKVGQPLPSSVAYLSSTSSGKCGAQEKRDFLNPDVYTAAYKQRAFRMVRNAAIKIHSLIQSGTPQHEAWNLCSVQLARSAMAHSHYIVVQNFVNALEKFEKEFHIQRVLKHLCDLFALHGIVSNMGDFLKTGHLSGKQSDMVTESYLDLLALVRPDAVPLVDAFDFSDANLNSAIGCYDGHAYERLFEWAKKSPTNNQDNQTFEKYLKPLFRNALSKL